The Limanda limanda chromosome 13, fLimLim1.1, whole genome shotgun sequence region GAGTCAGTGCATCCGAGTCCCGGCGCTGAAGTCCTACTTCTCCGAGACCCCGTACGAGACCGTCATCGACGTGGGAGGATGCTCCAGCTCCAAGGGCttcccaggtgtgtgtgtgtgtgtgtgtgtgtgtgtgtgtgtgtgtgtgtgtgtgtgtgtgtgtgtgtgtgtgtgtgtgtgtgtgtgtgtgtgtgtgtgtgtgcgtgtgtctgtgtgtctgtgtgtgtgtgtgtgtgtgtgtgtgcgtgtgtctgtgtgtgtgtgcaacaaacacaacagaaagtGGTGCTCAACAAACAGCAGGTTACGTGCAGAATTGTTCATTTAGAAATTCAAACTTTCaaccaaaaacagaaatacCAGCCACCTAAAGATTTATATGCTATAAACTCATAATATGATGGTAAAGTTTCACATATACCAGCATTTTGTCCAAATGTTCAcattacattatttattattttatttaaacaagtcttatttgtgtttactttatgTGTTTTACACTTAAActtgttttcactttccttaAACCAACTTTgagtataaatacattttgactcaagtattttatttcatattatagCATGCTAGCATGGCAACAGGGAACAATATCAATATCTGATAAAGGCCTGGATTATGTTTGTGCTTTGAgtgaaagatttaaaaaagttaaGTTATATAAGCTACAATTTAGGCCCTTATTTAAAGGCTTTTAACTCATATGGTGACTGAAGTAGACTTCTTTGCTGTTCTGATAGAGTTCAAGCTTATGGTCTTATATTATGGGCGAGAAAAAAAGAAGCTACTTGCAAAGACATGATTGAAGGATTTGGTTTAAATCTGAAAAATAAGGATCACAGATCACAGTCactgatgtaaacaaacatttaacagCAATCAGAAAAACACACGTAAAGAAACCACTGTCTAATGCATTGAAAGGCCCATCGTAAAGCTGCTGTGGattatctgtttgtttggatCTCAGATTATAACAGAACTTTTCTTCCTCCATATGAATCTAACATTTCCTTTAACAATCACTCACAGAGGGATTCTCCTGTGTCCCCACCAAGTTTGACTCGGCTCTGGTGGAAACCCCCAACAAAGCGGATCTGATCCAGACGGTGGTGGCCTGCGAGCTGAAGGAAAGCTGCTACCGGGTCCCGTACGTGGAGTATTACTATGAAATCGTCCTTCACGCAGATGGGGTCCGAGAAGAGAGGCTAAAAGTAAGCACCAAAACACAAACTCTCATATTTCCATCCACAACTTACACCAGAGTTCGTTTCTTCTTTGATTAGCTCGGCATACTTCACACCAGCGATTAATTTCTGATTCCGCCTTCACACTCTTTTGTAAAAAGCTGAGAGGAAACGGGGATGGAGTTTGGTGCCAGACAGTAATGAAGCATCTTCATTCATCACACACATGTGTGGGAGACGGCACTTAATCAGGCTAATCCGCTGACTGCTGACTGGCACCGCACGTCACAGACTTCAGGATGTTTTGCATGCTTATTCATGCACAACCTGCAGGAATACACAAGTCAGACTGGCAGGTTTCATTTGGAATTGGAGACAAAATAGGAATTTCTTCCACTTCACCAACTTCCAAGGAACATGGAGAAGGGAGAATACGCTTCAGATGCCAAAACTTCTCCAAGTgcaaatttattttgaaaaaagcaCATTTGACCTCATCTGGGTCTGATAAACATTATAAAGAAGACGCTTGATCACATGGCACAGAATACAAGCTCTACATTCTGTTTTCTGGAACAAAGATGTCCTGAGGAAATGAGGATTTAGATCCAGTACATCCCATTCAACAAACTTTTAAAGAAAATGCCTACAAACCAGATATGTAACATTCTTAAAGCCACAAATGAATCTGGCCTTATTTGGGACATTTTCTGATAAATGAAGGGGTTTGATGGAGAAGGATTTGAAAgtgacttcctcctcctctccctgctgttGGTCATCTGCTGTGTTGCAGCCAAAGAGGTGCGAGCGGAGTGCAAACACAAATGGCCCCTGCAGGTGTCGAATCCAGGCAGTTAACATGATAAACAGCAGCTGGCCCCCCGGCTCAACTGGGTCAATATTTGTGACCAGCTGTGAGCTCATtgccctctctctgtgttgctAATTCTCCACAGGAAATAGATGTGGGCAGATGCTTGGGAGGCTGCACTACAGGAAACCGATGCCTTCTCAGGTAAGTATGAACCCAGctggtgcagacacacacacacattcacacacacccacacacacacagacacacacacacacacacaccttctctgcCACTCCCATGACAATTGCCTGTGAGCTCTGACACCTCCTGAGCTCTGCATGTTGGCCTTTCTGGTTGATTCCTACAGCCGATGCTTCTTTTAAACTTTCAGCATCGTAGATCGTGGAAGATTTCTTATATAAAGAGTTCCACTTTCCAGACTTACGTAAAAAGTCGTGGATTTTATGGcctgatttggggaatttttGCACAACATGAGAACAGAAAGAATTTGAATTGTATTCATTTCTGTCTCAGCACATTTCTGCTAATTTACAGAAGAGATGAAGAGTGTGTTACATTGCAGTAATAACACTGGCTATGtagtttaatgatttatttgagATTTCCAAGATAAAACAGAACTATGTCATGGGACACACAGCACATACAGAGGTCGTTTCAAACGGTGAACGTGATTTTAAtctatgtattttttatattttcctctcTAGAAGTCCATCTGATCCTGGGACCTGCCACTTATGGGCTGAGGGACAGTCCAGCTCCTGCGTCCCTCAGAGCTATGAGAGCCACAGCTTCCTCAACCAGCATGGAGTGATCCGCACCGtcctctccatcacctcctgCCTCTGCCAAACCTGAACACTGCGCCTCCTAGTGGCAAAAACAACTTCCAAGACCTGCAGGGGCCTCAAGAAGTCTGACTCACAGGGACTAAACCATATACTGAGACATTCTTTTTAGACTTTTCCACTCTAAagtattattgtattatatgtaatatatgtaaaaatgataattttgtaaataaatttaATACCACATCGTTATTATGAATTGTCCTTTTACCATTTACCACTGTGGAGAAACATTTGATCCAAACTGCCCATGAACTATATTATATGTTGGTAACAGGGGCAGATTTCATTACCAGGAAAATAGATGATAGTTTAGACTTTACAGTTACTTTGATTTTATACACAAGATGATTAAaagcacatactgtatatgtctGGTTTGAGAACAGTAAAAAAGTGAATCTACACTAAAATGAAACACTGGCTGCACTGAGTCTCTGAGACTTCAACAACAAAGATCAATGAAATCTGAAATAAATTAGAATAGGAATTGGGGTTAAATGTTCAGAATGAAGCTTTGAAGAAAAGATGAGCACATGAAACAACTTTTCAAACGTGCCTTTGAAACAACACACGTGGCTATTGGCTCCTTATTTTGATATCAAAGTGTGAAACAACACTTTTCTGTGACGGTCACAGTCTGTTTCATCTCAAGAGACGTTTTATGGCTTGTTTGTAAGGTGCCGCGTAGGAAAAGAAAACTTTGATCTCCTAAATGTTTATTAcgtagaagggggggggggacactttTCTTCTCGGTCTCAATCTGTCGTCTGCCCGTGCGTAATTGTGCGTAAAGTTCAAAGGGAACAAATGGCCCAGTGCGCATTTCTCCAAGTTGGGAACTGAACTAGAATAAACTGGATAAAGTTAAACCCAGTCCAAAAAGTAGCCTCCAGAAATGTcctttttaaatcaatgttaaCATATTAAACCATCATGGATTATACAGCATGGATATTCTAGGTCTAAATGGATAAATGTTCGAGCAGATTCCAAATTTTCCATTTGAAACCAATATCTTTGTAAATATTTTGGGGGATTTCACAGAGTAAACTACATTCAGaatgaaaaatatcaaattgTTGTAAATGTTATAAAGAGATTCGTCTGTTATGGGGAGAAAGAAAACTCGAGTGAAGCGATTTTACGCACAGTGCCAGTTTGTGCCATGCAGGAAGGAGGTCGCTCCATTTGGATTtcctgcaaaaagaaaaaagaaaagaaaatacaatttagAAATTGTGGTAATTATCCAGCTGTAAGTGAATAAGCAGTTATGTAAATCTCTCGACGTGTAGCCAGTGACACCAGGCTCTTTGTCGCAGTAATAGGTTCGATCTAAAACACTGTGCCTATTATTCTAAATTAATGGAATCATTTAGGAGCAGTTAACCTCCCACGGTGCCAGCACTTCCACAGGAGATCAGCTCTAAGTTCAGTTTCCTCAtattatttacagtttaaagtTACATAtcagatacatatatataaatatattccaCAACGACACAcgcactggtctcactggtctgtGCCAAAGGCTGGACTTAGTTTATTTGAGCCTTTATTGCCAGACGTGGGGACAATGGGCTTGAATGGAATCTACAGTGGGGGTCACACCTTGTTAACGCTGCCATTAGTTTCCCTTTACATTCGCTGATTGGTGATTTACATTTGCGACCAAATAGCATCTTTACTGCTGTTTGCCGAGGCCTCGGGGGACTGGAGAGCGAACCCGGGGCATTCGATATAAAAAGTGGAGCCTCCAGGATCCCGCAGTCACTCCAACTCGCAGTTTACTGGCTGGAGGTTCCAGGACCGACCTTCTCCCGCCGCAGAGATGATGCTCATGTTCTTGCTCAGCTTCGCCACCCTGGCGTGCACGGTGGTGGCCGCTCGACCTTCTCTCAGCTACCTGGAGAACCACTTCACCGCCGAGGAGGAGACCGAGGAGGTCCGATCCGCCGCCATCAAGAGGCTCCTGGAGGTGTTTGGGATGGAGGACCCTCCCGCTATCCATGGACACAAGCAGGCCCCTCAGTACATGCTCGACCTGTACAACACCGTGGCCGACGTGGACGGTGTCACCAAGGACCCGTACCTTCTGGAGGGGAATACTGTGCGCAGCTTCTTTGACAAATGTAAGATCTTACATGGCTTCTTTCACCTGGCTCCTGCAGAAGATGAGACTGGAGGGTGTTTGGTTTCTAACGGTGTCCTTTTCCTTGCAGTGCGAAGTGAGCAGGTGGAGTTCAGGTTCAACTTGTCCACGGTGGCCAGGACTGAGAAGATCCTGACTGCAGAGCTGCATCTGTTCAAGCTGCGACCTCAGGCATCAGTCACCTTCAACAGACACCACTTCTGCCAAGTATGTGACATGAAGAGATCACTAAAGAACCATCAGTggtgcttctctctctcctggatgTGTCTAATGTTTGGCTCCTTTCATTGTGTTTCCTCCAGGTCAGTGTTTATCAGCTGCTTGACAaaagcaacaacacacaggggAGGAAGCTGCTGTCCTCTCGACTCATCCCAGTGCACTCCACTGGTTGGGAGGTTTTCACCATCACACAAGCTGTAAGTAACCTCTTCTCTACACTGAACCTGTGTGAAGAATCTTGTGGATTTGAACTGACcgacctgctcttcctcctgaagGTCCGCTCCTGGATGGTGGATGAAAGCAGCAACCTGGGCCTCCAGATTGTGGTCCAGACCCTGGGAGGAAGCCAGATGGACATGAAGCTGATCCGCTTCGCCTCAGGACGCAGCCACCACCAGAGCAAGCAGCCCATGCTGGTTCTGTTCACCGATGACGGACGCCGCTCCGCTGCTCTTGAGCATGCAGGTGAGTTTCTTTGGTCAGTTTGGTCAAAAAATATACAGCTCAGGCATTTCTGTGGTCTTACTGCTGATGAGCAGGGGTGTAGAGAAGAATTGTGAAGCCCAGATGGAGCTCTGGCCCCCACCATCCCCCCCCATTCTTATCTAATCACACTTATTTGATCTATGGTCAATTCTGAGTCCACATCAACAATTCAGCAAAcctttgtgcattttaaaccAGACAAATTACTTATTTCTGCACTAAGTCACCTTTTTTTCAAAGTTTAGAAACAAGTTACTGTGTCATATTcctattaaatatatatacagtattttctAGAAATTATTTTAGATTTCAAATACTTGAATATGAACAATATGTGTGTCGTTTGGTTTATTGTAGAATTGATAACAAGTAAGCATTTTAAACACATTGGATTTGTTAGTGCTAATTCACTCAGAATTGTTTCAATTACGTTTCTCAAGGTTAAGTTATAACTGTGAGATCCAAAGGGATGAACATATTCCATGCGTGTGATCATTAAAAATATGAAGCTTGACTTTAAACCTACTCTTTATAACTTAACTTTGCACGTACAGAACCTAAGCCTGATGTCTAACATGacgtttttctttcctccccaAGGTTCAAATGATACCCCAGTGCCCCCCAGCCTGCCCCAAGCCCCCATGACAGGCCCGCCCTCCCGCAGCGCCCGCTCCCTGGACTACAGCGAGGAGGAGGGTCTGTCCACGTCCTGCCAACGCCAGCCGCTCTACGTGGACTTCGAGGAGATCGGCTGGTCGGGCTGGATCGTCTCTCCCCGGGGTTACAACGCGTACCACTGCAAAGGCTCCTGCCCGTTCCCCCTGGGCCAGAACATGAGGCCAACCAACCACGCCACCGTACAGTCCATCATCAACGCCCTGAAGCTGATGAAGGGCATCGATACGCCGTGCTGCGTGCCCGACAAGCTCTTCTCCATCAACCTGCTCTACTTCGACGATGAGGAGAACGTGGTGCTGAAACAGTACAACGACATGGTGGCGGGCAGCTGTGGCTGTCACTGACATCCACCGGTCAAACCACGGCACATGTATTCTTAGAAAACACAATGTAAGTCGAGTTTCGGGACGTTGAGACCTACTGCCCTTTAAAAACTCAACTGATCCCAATGAGTAATGTGCTCTGTCCCACATGTGACTTtgtaatatatgtaaatatccATAAATTATAATATATGGCAGTGATGGAAGTGACATCCTGTGAAAGatgtaaatgtgtatattttatGTTCTCTGGTGTGAATGATTATACAGTCAGAATAAACgaagcaaagaaaaatagtACGGTGTGTATTTATTCGTCTGGAAATCGTTCAGTTGAACAGACAAACCAAGCGACACAATTATTTCCTGAACACCCTGGTCCACTCTGCGCAGTTTGTATGATCACAAGAAATAGTTAAACTAAGTTTTAAAGACACATTTGATCACAACAAAACGTTCCATTTCAaacagaatcatttaaaaatcaaaaggATCATAACGTCTTGAAGGGGATatagtgatgtgtgtgtgttccatcaaacaacaaacactaAATTGcagcctgtttttctttcttaataTGACATTTAGTCAAAAAATGCTTAAACATTTCAGATAGAAGCAACAGTTTAAGAAATGTTGATGAATTTCGAAAAtgtttctgaaataaataaagccTCACGATAGAGTTTTTAGGAATGTTGTCTAAGTGAAAActgttttcacttcctttaaATTGATCCATGCAACATTTATGCATGAAAATGTTCCTGAAGTAGATTTTTTTAACTATTTACAGCAATGTTTCTAAGCAGAAAGCAGCTAAACAAGAAGCAGAATATGATAGTTGTAAATGTTGCTATCGTTGCCATATTCCTGAACATTATTTGTGCCTGAATCAAAAAGCGTATTTGTTGCAGGAAGAACATTAAGCAAGTTTAACCGTTGGTCAGTCAAAAGGtatctctgcctcttcctccaccaaccagtcCTCTGCAGGAGCCTGCAGCTGGTGATGCACGACTCCCACACCGAAACAGTCGCTCAGCACGTTGGTGGTCGTCCTCAAACGATCCctgtccacagacacacaggaagtaTCCATGATAGAAACTCGTTAGAGTAGGACAACGTATGAGTTAAATATAGTATCAGTAAATGTATAAACCCCCAAAATACTAATGTGTAACTAATGTGTAATTTTCAGACTCTATTTATGTCGTGAGGTTTTTACGTGTCCTGTGCACGTCCtgatcacacatgcacagacacacacttacatcaTCCAGTCAACTGGGATGATATAGGAAACGCCTTCAAGGGGCACGCCAACTGATGACAGCACCATCGCCATGGTTACTATGCCGCCCTGTGGGATACCTGAGCCTCCGATAGATGCCACTGTCGCAGTCATACTGAAATGACATGAATAAGAACAAATATACCAATaaacatgtgaataaaacaGCATGGAAGAAACATGGTGAAGttaacacacaaatactgaatGAATTCATATGAATTATTGATTATAGATCAAATGCTCAAGTTTAATGATGagttaatacaaatatttataaatatatcaatACTTCAACATTTGATCCAGTATTATCAtacctga contains the following coding sequences:
- the admp gene encoding anti-dorsalizing morphogenic protein codes for the protein MLMFLLSFATLACTVVAARPSLSYLENHFTAEEETEEVRSAAIKRLLEVFGMEDPPAIHGHKQAPQYMLDLYNTVADVDGVTKDPYLLEGNTVRSFFDKLRSEQVEFRFNLSTVARTEKILTAELHLFKLRPQASVTFNRHHFCQVSVYQLLDKSNNTQGRKLLSSRLIPVHSTGWEVFTITQAVRSWMVDESSNLGLQIVVQTLGGSQMDMKLIRFASGRSHHQSKQPMLVLFTDDGRRSAALEHAGSNDTPVPPSLPQAPMTGPPSRSARSLDYSEEEGLSTSCQRQPLYVDFEEIGWSGWIVSPRGYNAYHCKGSCPFPLGQNMRPTNHATVQSIINALKLMKGIDTPCCVPDKLFSINLLYFDDEENVVLKQYNDMVAGSCGCH
- the pnhd gene encoding uncharacterized protein pnhd codes for the protein MDVPWSLFLLLCGLHMTLTGVLGKHIDPRNLFTQRMCCKRQSHFVYIGQDISGSPVSVDVGLCRSHCVAASSRTSSHEQQDYSKYSSMLEFLRSKKLRSRGAGAAESSEPENQRPSCGPEQRCNPTGMRVERLLLLGGARAVEVVQECQCDVQPSQCIRVPALKSYFSETPYETVIDVGGCSSSKGFPEGFSCVPTKFDSALVETPNKADLIQTVVACELKESCYRVPYVEYYYEIVLHADGVREERLKEIDVGRCLGGCTTGNRCLLRSPSDPGTCHLWAEGQSSSCVPQSYESHSFLNQHGVIRTVLSITSCLCQT